In Toxoplasma gondii ME49 chromosome VIII, whole genome shotgun sequence, a single genomic region encodes these proteins:
- a CDS encoding hypothetical protein (encoded by transcript TGME49_231450~Signal peptide predicted by SignalP 2.0 HMM (probability 0.479) with cleavage site probability 0.218 at residue 38) — translation MCFVAWVREIEGGAIIGPLRYQTACLLVFAVCWPQLLQISVCFGRLSSGFPLFVVCTGPRVSFSLQAFPSLTHLKGVHLLGMERVCLPSCTMKWLYVWADYTVVESCFLVTVGGETRPICRSLSGLWWVTKSFDFAFYPASFLSWRTRVLGLHNMVWP, via the coding sequence ATGTGTTTCGTAGCATGGGTCAGAGAAATCGAAGGTGGAGCCATCATTGGGCCACTTCGGTATCAGACTGCgtgtctccttgtctttgCCGTCTGCTGGCCACAGTTGCTGCAGATTTCTGTCTGCTTTGGGCGACTGTCCAGTGGGTTTCCACTTTTTGTCGTGTGTACAGGGCCCCGTGTTTCATTCAGTTTACAAGCTTTTCCTTCCCTGACGCACCTCAAGGGAGTGCACCTTCTAGGAATGGAACGTGTCTGTCTACCCTCTTGCACGATGAAGTGGTTGTATGTTTGGGCTGATTACACAGTTGTTGAGTCGTGCTTTCTGGTGACAGTGGGAGGGGAGACCAGGCCAATTTGCCGCTCTTTGTCTGGGTTGTGGTGGGTTACAAAAAGTTTCGACTTCGCGTTTTACCccgcttcttttctcagcTGGCGTACGCGTGTGCTCGGACTCCACAACATGGTGTGGCCGTAA
- a CDS encoding hypothetical protein (encoded by transcript TGME49_231460), whose translation MNLWQQPGACSPTHAVMRPVFLPRTRSSMAASELCKVALGCLSTYRPCVVPLRGVYTLNTLPRRRGGKTVLFRKKRVNCPARLPSESARVIVATDLCSFSSPWCVETAETQRLRSHSSASEGGTGDSGASVCRFHSECGSPLHSSTDAPSTEARFLFWHPFSEETSPSIGFSTNGKETGLFAADQQRPTQHTVSLAGAIVGYSRLLRRSLPSTKSPQFSQEARVSSRSVQRHSVIEGVSRFQGSAPRAVRNGSFFGQRCFTTDVSLHKAASEKGKILLEGAARLAGKDSGNPATWSLPPTAPGSLSRREADASLSHVTGEPKALIDRNSFYSLEEMRKENRRGTPVDFRQYMRSLLLPIRFWDASAPNASRSTPEKPSSSFSLSYSRLLPPITFKKYNEGMHAAHHYPSRLLPPSQSAPLPPNVLVTPFTPHSGQGLREASLAKHAGVNTGITRKAGQPLSANKDLSGKAHQPQLPVPLTERCADRLTLLFIFTDQPPHSELKDLTKWHRDLEGHPEYSALVYPGASRTHSSQTSRAGEPTADGSNRSSAMYLDLKRNTRATSRAAFLNEDLYQVAYLCSESSTYFLRWLTLRSMRHIARHFGPQMDRHAMVDNNSISLNGCAPSLWGAFLGHAGEGGRKIIEATGLSFRPEMVTTMLIDRAGRVRWHAVGAPTDEAVQLLIDAMKALRREVPGGVRSRTRLNL comes from the exons ATGAATCTCTGGCAACAACCGGGCGCGTGTAGCCCGACCCACGCTGTAATGCgccctgtttttcttccacgAACACGGTCAAGTATGGCGGCATCGGAGCTTTGCAAGGTGGCGTTAGGTTGCCTGTCGACTTATCGGCCTTGTGTTGTCCCCCTCAGAGGCGTCTACACGCTCAACACCCTGCCACGCCGCCGAGGCGGTAAAACAGTTCTCTTTCGCAAAAAACGCGTCAACTGTCCTGCTCGACTTCCAAGCGAATCTGCCAGAGTTATTGTTGCAACAGACCTCTGTTCATTCAGTTCTCCCTGGTGTgtagagacagcagagacacagagattGAGGTCCCACAGCAGTGCAAGCGAGGGAGGCACTGGGGATTCGGGTGCCTCAGTTTGTCGATTTCACTCCGAGTGTGGGAGccctctccactcttcaacTGACGCACCTTCCACAGAAGCgcgctttcttttctggcATCCGTTCTCTGAGGAAACGTCCCCGTCAATAGGTTTTTCTACAAACGGTAAGGAAACAGGTTTGTTTGCGGCGGATCAGCAGCGGCCTACGCAGCATACAGTCTCCTTGGCGGGAGCGATTGTGGGATATTCGCGACTCCTCCGTCGCTCGCTTCCCTCGACTAAAAGTCCGCAGTTCTCTCAAGAGGCGCGTGTCAGTTCTCGCAGTGTGCAGCGACACAGTGTGATTGAAGGCGTGAGCCGTTTCCAAGGTAGTGCTCCACGGGCGGTCAGAAACGGTTCTTTTTTTGGACAGCGGTGTTTCACAACGgatgtctctctgcacaAAGCGGCGtcggaaaaaggaaaaataTTGCTGGAAGGCGCGGCGAGGCTCGCGGGAAAGGACAGCGGAAATCCGGCTACCTGGTCTCTCCCGCCAACTGCCCCGGGGAGTCTATCGCGGCGCGAAGCTGACGCTTCTTTATCTCATGTCACGGGAGAACCGAAAGCCTTGATAGATCGAAACAGTTTTTATTCTCTCGAAGAAATGCGGAAGGAGAATCGACGCGGTACACCCGTGGACTTCCGACAATAcatgcgttctcttcttcttcccatACGCTTTTGGGATGCGTCTGCGCCGAACGCGTCTCGCTCCACCCCTGAGAAGCCCTCGTCTTCATTTTCTTTGTCAtattctcgtcttcttcccccaaTCACGTTCAAAAAGTACAACGAAGGCATGCACGCCGCCCATCACTATCCGTCGCGCCTCTTGCCGCCGTCCCAGTCTGCACCTCTTCCACCGAATGTCTTGGTTACTCCCTTTACGCCGCACTCCGGCCAAGGATTGAGAGAAGCCAGTCTGGCAAAGCACGCAGGGGTCAACACGGGAATaacgagaaaagcaggacAGCCCCTCTCCGCCAACAAGGATCTTAGTGGAAAGGCGCATCAGCCTCAGCTGCCTGTCCCG CTCACCGAACGATGCGCAGACCGCCTGACCCTTCTTTTCATTTTTACTGATCAACCACCCCACAGCGAGTTGAAGGATCTCACGAAGTGGCACCGAGATCTTGAGGGGCATCCGGAGTATTCGGCGCTCGTTTACCCGGGTGCCTCTCGAACACACTCATCTCAAACGTCTCGTGCAGGCGAGCCCACGGCCGATGGCTCTAACCGGTCGTCTGCGATGTACCTAGACTTGAAGAGAAATACGAGAGCAACCAGCAGGGCAGCCTTTCTAAACGAGGATTTGTATCAAGTGGCCTATTTATGCAGCGAATCGTCTACATACTTTCTCCGGTGGCTCACACTTCGATCCATGAGGCACATAGCGCGTCATTTTGGCCCACAAATGGATAGACATGCTATGGTCGATAACAACTCGATTTCTCTAAACGGATGTGCACCATCCTTATGGGGGGCATTCTTGGGGCATGCTGGGGAAGGCGGTCGGAAAATAATCGAGGCGACAGGCCTCAGTTTCCGGCCGGAAATGGTCACGACAATGCTAATCGACCGTGCGGGCCGCGTTCGGTGGCACGCAGTTGGAGCGCCCACGGACGAGGCTGTCCAGTTACTCAT AGATGCGATGAAGGCCCTTCGTCGAGAAGTCCCCGGCGGTGTGCGTAGCAGGACACGACTGAACTTGTaa
- a CDS encoding hypothetical protein (encoded by transcript TGME49_231470) — MSDSFCGASLKNGREERPACFSERCGSLLTPPAGRQSALRSGHTTDPLELEERYGSSKELLRGCRIVPPHLNEGHSSNMMAKVREMRRPARPFHPPSPPVAKSLGGKMKSQYDKFYTTLGNSVPCTTVCAIHREKKRDEYTAPWGSYSSQENDTADEALTPRALPLGDAQPQLSHGRMRNGVLGRSSLSTFPRKQERVIRIEENNLTKRGGLLCHSNGTPLPPPVSVEITERLTSSNQSSCVAVVTSSSPSRRYARSPPPSDSTKTRSVIQNSDDIRVLKPGINKATTLSIDTWLEPFRKRINILSDLCKDMVHHVEVMISRHRLVRGSVHNTIEEGKQPASINRPTCKTISFEDSSYSTQPRMQGLEICRKGSSPKTTVAEGGSTQFSGFDLSKWRPAVSPSKGGERNNGAGEGCGATGEASSGLSQPTSFGAASSETVVTLTSRNPATYPRGSSSTPGPGWGGDEEHVRVAVFTKQLAELAVILRITNPDAVKRKLFVAENCPLLIPPNEADDFFAFSIILYSLTLPQSYRWNQGVYRLSPTVSSSKA, encoded by the coding sequence ATGTCGGACTCTTTCTGTGGCGCGTCACTCAAAAAtggaagggaggagaggccAGCTTGCTTCAGTGAAAGATGTGGAAGTTTGCTCACACCACCAGCCGGCCGACAGTCTGCACTCCGGAGCGGTCACACCACTGACCCCCTAGAGTTGGAGGAACGGTATGGCAGTAGTAAGGAGCTGCTACGAGGATGTCGAATCGTACCTCCTCACTTGAATGAAGGTCACTCTTCAAACATGATGGCGAAGGTACGGGAAATGCGGAGACCTGCGCGGCCGTTTCATCCTCCATCACCGCCGGTAGCGAAGAGTCTCGGCGGCAAGATGAAGTCTCAATACGACAAATTTTATACCACATTGGGAAATTCTGTGCCATGTACGACCGTCTGTGCCATTCatagagaaaaaaaacgagacgagTATACCGCCCCATGGGGGTCATACTCATCTCAAGAAAACGATACTGCAGATGAGGCACTCACGCCTCGAGCACTTCCTTTGGGAGATGCCCAACCGCAGCTGTCTCACGGCAGAATGAGAAACGGCGTGTTAGGCAGAAGTAGTTTATCTACCTTCCCAAGGAAGCAGGAAAGAGTCATACGGATAGAAGAGAACAACCTCACTAAGAGAGGGGGACTTCTCTGTCATAGCAACGGTACTCCGCTGCCTCCACCCGTTAGCGTGGAAATAACAGAACGGTTGACGTCAAGCAACCAAAGCTCGTGCGTTGCGGTCGTAACCTCGTCTTCACCATCTCGGAGGTACGCTCGTAGTCCACCCCCTTCAGATTCGACAAAAACCCGTTCCGTGATTCAAAATAGTGACGATATCAGGGTGTTGAAGCCGGGAATCAACAAAGCAACCACGCTGAGCATAGACACTTGGCTCGAGCCGTTTCGCAAACGTATCAATATCCTTAGTGACCTTTGCAAAGACATGGTGCACCATGTCGAGGTCATGATATCCCGTCACCGTCTCGTCCGAGGGTCTGTCCATAACACCAtagaagaaggaaagcagcCTGCCTCCATAAATCGTCCTACTTGTAAAACGATTTCTTTTGAAGACTCCTCCTACTCGACCCAACCACGGATGCAAGGACTCGAGATTTGCCGAAAAGGCTCCTCCCCAAAGACAACAGTGGCAGAGGGGGGCAGTACACAATTTTCTGGTTTCGACCTCAGTAAATGGCGTCCAGCAGTTTCACCGTCGAAGGGTGGGGAAAGAAATAATGGTGCTGGGGAAGGCTGTGGAGCCACAGGAGAAGCGAGCTCAGGTCTTTCTCAGCCCACATCATTCGGAGCTGCCAGTTCCGAGACTGTTGTCACATTGACCTCCAGAAATCCGGCCACTTACCCTCGCGGCAGCTCGTCCACTCCGGGGCCCGGCTGGGGAGGGGATGAGGAGCATGTAAGAGTAGCTGTCTTCACAAAGCAGCTTGCTGAATTAGCCGTCATTCTTCGAATTACCAATCCCGATGCCGTAAAGCGTAAGCTCTTTGTCGCAGAAAACTGCCCCCTTCTGATTCCTCCCAACGAGGCGGACgacttctttgctttttcaaTCATCCTCTACAGTCTGACGCTTCCTCAGAGCTACAGGTGGAACCAAGGAGTCTATAGACTTTCACCGACTGTGAGCTCCAGTAAAGCGTAA